The Antarcticibacterium flavum genome contains the following window.
TGATCATATTGATTTAATGAAAAAATCCTGTAGTGAAGGTCGAAAAAATCCTTTTTAATAATTAAAATCACAACCCATTTAAATAAATAATGTGAGGCAGGGGGAGGTGAGGTTTTCCTGTATATCGATAGACCGTAATAAAGGCCCTTACAGATTGGGTTAATCCATCGCCCATTTCTCGAGTTTCTCCAGTACTGCAGATTTATAGCTTCTGCTTATTGGAATGGCTTGTCCTGCTATTTCCGCATATTCATTTGTATAAGATTCCAGGGCAGCCAGGGAGATAATAAATGACCGGTGAACCCGCAGGAATTCTAAATTTGGGAGCTGTTGTTCAATGTTGGAGATTGTCTCTCTTATTACAATGGTATTTGTTTGGGTGTGGATCTTCAGGTAATCACTTAAACTTTCTATATAACAAATATCATCAAAATTGACCCTGATCATCTTCCGGTCTGCGCGCACGAACATAAAATCCTGTTGTACTTCTTTTTCTGGAGAAAATTGCTGAGCCCCTTCTTTAAAATTATTGGTGGAAAAAGTATTTACAGCCCTTAATAGACGTTCGAAAGAGATAGGCTTCAGCAGGTAATCCACTGCCTGTAGATCAAACCCATCTGCGGCATATTCCCTGTAGGCGGTGGTGAAAATGACCTTTATTTCCGGATTAATAGACCGGGCGAAGGACAAACCGGAAATCTCAGGCATATTGATGTCCAGAAAAATAAGGTCTATTTTATGCGTATTTATCAACCTAAAAGCTGTTGCGGCACTTTTACAGGAACCAAGGACCTCCACTTGTTGGATCCTCGCCAAATGCGCGGCTATGACCTCCCTTGCCGTGGGCTCGTCGTCTACTATGATACAGGAAATTTTATTAGCCATGCAGGTACACTTTAGAATGGATTAAGGAGAGATGAGCTTCAAAGCTATTGCCGATTTTCTCTGCGGAAAAGCTATGCGTGTCCGGATACAACAACTGCAGTCGTTTTTTGAGGTTTTTCAGTCCAAGTCCGTTCTGGGTTTCACTTTGCTGATCATCTTTCACAGAATTTTTTATTGTAAACTGAAGGTGTTCCTTATCTGCTTGCAGGCGTATGGAGATCTTAAGTTTTCCATCCACCGCCTGCCCGTGTTTAAAGCTGTTCTCTACAAACGGAATAAGTAGCATAGGCGGGATCTCAATATTTTCAGTAGCAGCGGGGAGGTCAAGGTCTACCAGTAAATTATCACGAAATCTTATTTGTTCCAGGGAAATATAATCTTTTATATGCTCAATTTCGCTGCTTAGGCTTACCAGGGGCTTATCGGCCTGGTACAACAGGTAATCGAGCAGGTTGGAAAGCTTCAGGATCATATCTGGTGTTTCTATACTTTTTTTGAGCGCGTGGCCGTAGAGGGTGTTGAGGGTATTGAACAGGAAGTGGGGATGCACCTGCAATTTAAGGTAATGCAGCTCCTGTTCCTTCAGCTTTAACTGCGCTTCCAGGAACTTGTTCTCCAGTGCCCGGTTTTCAGCAATAGAGGAATAATTCTGCTTCAGGAGTATAAAGGCGCTCACCAGTATCACGACGAGATATACCAGTACCATCATAGACAACAGGCTTCGGCCGGGAGCAGGCATTCCGTGGTAATCCATATTCAGCATAAAAACAAATCCGTAGAAAATGGAGATCACAATGGCAAAAGCAGAGAGTACCAGGGTATAAAAACTATAAAGGCTAAAGAGCAGGTACTTCTTTTTCAGCAAAAATCCCGGGAGGAGGTAATAGATGGTGGTGTAGGTGGTGGCCATGGTTACCGGCAGGAGGAAGGCCGCGAAGGAGCCGGAATAGAAAAGGTTCTCATTAGGCGCGCCAAGGAAATAGGAGAAAAAACTGAGCACGAGAAACCAGAAAATGCTGTGCAGCGCAATTTTCCTCCAAAAGATATATGCAAGTGTGCCGGCGGTCATAGAGGTTACAATATCCAATTAATTTCAGAAAGTTTTCACCACTTGCGATGAATAACCGATTTTTTGCCTGATTTAACCCGGCTGACTGAAGTCCCAACAAAAACGAGTACAGAATCTGCTGAAAAAGGGCGGAAACCGGTAATTGGTATCTTTAAAATATTAGCGCCGGGAATAAGCAGTAGATTTGGCTATAGACATTTGAAAAAACTGAAATTATGCTATTCACGCTACAACAACAGGCGCAAAGAGGATTTGTTGAAACCATAGGGCAGCGATTTGAGGAAGGCGGCTTTTTTATAATGATGTTCATCTTTATTGTTTTGATCATCGGGATCTTTCTCCTGGTGAGAGGGATTTATTTCGCAAGGAAAAAAGACCCCAAAATTGCCAGAACTATTCTTCTGCTCAATTCCATCGGACTCTTTGCACTGGTGCTGG
Protein-coding sequences here:
- a CDS encoding sensor histidine kinase, with translation MDIVTSMTAGTLAYIFWRKIALHSIFWFLVLSFFSYFLGAPNENLFYSGSFAAFLLPVTMATTYTTIYYLLPGFLLKKKYLLFSLYSFYTLVLSAFAIVISIFYGFVFMLNMDYHGMPAPGRSLLSMMVLVYLVVILVSAFILLKQNYSSIAENRALENKFLEAQLKLKEQELHYLKLQVHPHFLFNTLNTLYGHALKKSIETPDMILKLSNLLDYLLYQADKPLVSLSSEIEHIKDYISLEQIRFRDNLLVDLDLPAATENIEIPPMLLIPFVENSFKHGQAVDGKLKISIRLQADKEHLQFTIKNSVKDDQQSETQNGLGLKNLKKRLQLLYPDTHSFSAEKIGNSFEAHLSLIHSKVYLHG
- a CDS encoding MotA/TolQ/ExbB proton channel family protein; this encodes MLFTLQQQAQRGFVETIGQRFEEGGFFIMMFIFIVLIIGIFLLVRGIYFARKKDPKIARTILLLNSIGLFALVLGVFGQLISLIEILDYLSSFEDTTPRDFADGLKMTMLPTLFGAFVFLCTRFSTIALNWVRPVQ
- a CDS encoding LytR/AlgR family response regulator transcription factor — protein: MANKISCIIVDDEPTAREVIAAHLARIQQVEVLGSCKSAATAFRLINTHKIDLIFLDINMPEISGLSFARSINPEIKVIFTTAYREYAADGFDLQAVDYLLKPISFERLLRAVNTFSTNNFKEGAQQFSPEKEVQQDFMFVRADRKMIRVNFDDICYIESLSDYLKIHTQTNTIVIRETISNIEQQLPNLEFLRVHRSFIISLAALESYTNEYAEIAGQAIPISRSYKSAVLEKLEKWAMD